From Scomber scombrus chromosome 13, fScoSco1.1, whole genome shotgun sequence, a single genomic window includes:
- the LOC133992980 gene encoding trace amine-associated receptor 7e-like has translation MTETMEEVDLCFPQLLNTSCRKPESPHTNTVLVYIVLSFISLLTAALNLLVIISITHFRQLHTPTNLVLLSLAVSDFLVGLLLMPAEILLTETCWILGDILCALYYLLPIIIISASVGNMVLISVDRYVAIVDPLHYPTKVTNRIVTICICLCWICSVFYGIILLYDNLKQPGRYNSCYGECVVNITGAVDLVLTFIIPISVIVVLYMRVFVVAVSQARAMRSSITAVSIQLSVKVTVKKSEIKAARTLGIVIVVFLMCYSPYYCVSLTGQGIMIGTATEVFMSYLMYFNSCLNPVIYAFFYPWFKKTIRLILTLKILQPDTCDANIL, from the exons atgACTGAGACTATGGAGGAAGTTGATCTCTGCTTTCCACAACTCCTCAACACCTCCTGCAGGAAGCCAGAATCTCCTCACACTAATACTGTGCTTGTTTACATTGTGCTgtccttcatctctctgctcactGCAGCTCTCAACCTGCTGGTCATCATTTCCATCACCCACTTCAG GCAGCTCCACACTCCCACCAAtcttgtcctcctctctctggcTGTCTCAGACTTTCTTGTGGGCCTCCTGCTGATGCCTGCTGAAATCCTGTTGACAGAGACCTGTTGGATCCTGGGTGACATCCTGTGTGCTCTGTATTATCTGTTACCTATCATAATAATATCTGCCTCCGTTGGAAACATGGTGCTCATATCAGTTGATCGCTATGTAGCAATTGTTGACCCTCTGCATTACCCCACAAAAGTCACTAATAGAATAGTTACAATTTGTATTTGCCTGTGTTGGATTTGTTCTGTTTTCTATGGCATCATCCTTTTATATGATAACCTAAAGCAACCAGGCAGGTATAATTCCTGCTATGGAGAATGTGTGGTGAATATTACAGGAGCTGTTGACCTTGTTTTGACCTTCATTATTCCCATTTCTGTCATCGTAGTTCTGTATATGAGAGTATTTGTGGTGGCTGTGTCTCAGGCTCGTGCTATGAGGTCCAGCATTACAGCTGTTTCAATCCAACTTTCAGTGAAAGTAACAGTTAAAAAATCTGAGATTAAAGCAGCAAGAACTCTTGGTATTGTTATAGTTGTGTTTCTGATGTGTTACTCTCCATAttactgtgtgtctctcactGGCCAGGGCATCATGATTGGTACTGCAACTGAGGTCTTCATGAGTTATCTGATGTATTTTAACTCTTGTTTAAACCCTGTCATATATGCATTTTTCTACCCCTGGTTTAAAAAAACCATTCGACTCATTCTTACTCTTAAGATACTGCAGCCTGATACTTGTGACGCCAACATACTGTAG
- the LOC133992758 gene encoding trace amine-associated receptor 7e-like, which yields MGEVDLCFPQLLNTSCRKPESPHSNTVLIYIVLSFICLLTAALNLLVIISITHFRQLHTPTNLVLLSLAVSDFLVGVLLMPAEILLTETCWILGDILCALYYLLPIIILSASVGNMVLISVDRYVAIVDPLHYPTKVTKRIVTICICLCWICSVFYGIILLYDNLKQPGRYNSCYGECVVNITGAVDLVLAFIIPISVIVVLYMRVFVVAVSQARAMRSSITAVSIQLSVKVTVKKSEIKAARTLGIVIVVFLMCYSPYYCVSLTGQGIMIGTATEVFMIYLMYFNSCLNPVIYAFFYPWFKKTIRLILTLKILQPDTCDANIL from the exons ATGGGGGAAGTTGATCTCTGCTTTCCACAACTCCTCAACACCTCCTGCAGGAAGCCAGAATCTCCTCACTCTAATACTGTGCTTATTTACATTGTGCTGTCCTTCATCTGTCTGCTCACTGCAGCTCTCAACCTGCTGGTCATCATTTCCATCACCCACTTCAG GCAGCTCCACACCCCCACCAAtcttgtcctcctctctctggcTGTCTCAGACTTTCTTGTTGGTGTTCTGCTGATGCCTGCTGAAATCCTGTTGACAGAGACCTGTTGGATCTTGGGTGACATCCTGTGTGCTCTGTATTATCTGTTACCTATCATAATACTATCTGCCTCCGTTGGAAACATGGTGCTCATATCAGTTGATCGCTATGTAGCAATTGTTGACCCTCTGCATTACCCCACAAAAGTCACTAAAAGAATAGTTACAATTTGTATTTGCCTGTGTTGGATTTGTTCTGTTTTCTATGGCATCATCCTTTTATATGATAACCTAAAGCAACCAGGCAGGTATAATTCCTGCTATGGAGAATGTGTGGTGAATATTACAGGAGCTGTTGACCTTGTTTTGGCTTTCATTATTCCCATTTCTGTCATCGTAGTTCTGTATATGAGAGTATTTGTGGTGGCTGTGTCTCAGGCTCGTGCTATGAGGTCCAGCATTACAGCTGTTTCAATCCAACTTTCAGTGAAAGTAACAGTTAAAAAATCTGAGATTAAAGCAGCAAGAACTCTTGGTATTGTTATAGTTGTGTTTCTGATGTGTTACTCTCCATAttactgtgtgtctctcactGGCCAGGGCATCATGATTGGTACTGCAACTGAGGTCTTCATGATTTATCTGATGTATTTTAACTCTTGTTTAAACCCTGTCATATATGCATTTTTCTACCCCTGGTTTAAAAAAACCATTCGACTCATTCTTACTCTTAAGATACTGCAGCCTGATACTTGTGACGCCAACATACTGTAG
- the LOC133992757 gene encoding trace amine-associated receptor 13c-like, protein MTMESLEGAGLCFPQLNSSCKIPKRPYTEAMLIHVLLSSISMVTVALNVLVIISISHFRQLHTPANLFLLSLAVSDLLVGLLLMPIEIIYIDTCWFLGDIVCTLYYVVDYTITSASVANMVLLSFDRYIAICDPLRYPTKVTKRKAEICVCLCWFGSVFYRILLLNDHLEQPGRSISCLGECVVVINYIAGAVDLVFTFIIPITVIIILYIRVFVAVVSQARAIRSHIAAVTAQGRRAITVKKTEMKAARTLGLVVVVFLICFCPYYSPILAGQDISVDASSAAFEIWLAHFNSCLNPVIYAFFYPWFRKSIKLIVTLQILKPGSRDAKIL, encoded by the exons ATGACGATGGAGAGCTTGGAGGGAGCTGGACTCTGCTTTCCACAACTGAACTCCTCCTGCAAGATACCCAAACGCCCCTACACTGAGGCCATGCTGATACATGTTCTGCTCTCTTCCATTTCTATGGTCACTGTTGCTCTTAACGTGCTGGTCATCATCTCCATCTCCCACTTCAG GCAGCTCCACACCCCCGCCAAcctcttcctgctctctctGGCTGTCTCGGATCTCCTTGTGGGTCTCCTGCTGATGCCTATTGAAATAATCTACATAGACACCTGCTGGTTTCTTGGTGATATTGTGTGCACTCTGTATTATGTTGTAGACTACACTATTACCTCTGCCTCCGTAGCCAACATGGTGCTATTGTCATTTGACCGGTATATAGCCATTTGTGACCCTCTGCGTTACCCCACCAAAGTCACtaagagaaaagcagaaatctgtgtgtgtctgtgttggtttggctctgttTTCTATCGGATCCTCCTTTTAAATGATCACCTGGAACAACCAGGAAGGTCCATTTCTTGTTTGGGAGAGTGTGTGGTTGTTATAAACTATATTGCAGGAGCTGTTGACCTTGTTTTCACCTTTATTATTCCCATTACTGTCATCATCATTCTGTATATTAGAGTATTTGTGGCAGTGGTGTCTCAAGCTCGTGCTATACGGTCTCACATTGCAGCTGTTACAGCTCAAGGCAGACGAGCTATCACTGTGAAGAAAACTGAGATGAAAGCAGCCAGGACTCTTGGTCTTGTAGTAGTtgtgtttttgatttgtttctgtCCATACTACTCCCCGATTCTGGCAGGTCAAGACATTTCAGTCGATGCTTCATCTGCAGCTTTTGAAATCTGGCTGGCACATTTTAACTCCTGTCTGAACCCTGTGATCTATGCCTTTTTCTACCCTTGGTTCAGAAAATCTATTAAACTCATTGTAACACTTCAGATACTGAAGCCTGGCTCCCGTGACGCTAAAATATTGTAA